The DNA region AAGAACGGCCAAGGCCAAAGGTGTGCAAGAGTGGCGAGTGCTGACTCACCATGTGCTTCGTAATTCGCTGGTGCCATTCTTAAGTTTCCTGGGGCCTTTGTTGGTGGGGCTGCTTTCTGGCTCTTTCCTGGTGGAAATGTTATTTGCGATTCCTGGTTTGGGCGGGCAATTCATTATCGCGCTGGGGGATCGGGATTATACTTTGATAGTGGGGCTTACGTTGTTTTACGGGGCCCTGTTGATAGTTGTGAACTCACTGATTGATGTGCTGATTCGCGCTGTCGATCCAAGAATTCAGGAGGAAGCATGAAGCGTCCCTCTGTGATTCTGGCAATCGTGTTTTTAAGTGTTTTGATGCTCGCGGTGATCTTGGGCCCCCTGTTTTTTACTCTGGGCTATGAGCAAAACGTCGAGCAGATTTTGATGGCGCCTTCTTGGTCTCATTGGTTTGGAACGGACTCTTTGGGGCGGGATTTGTTGGCGCGGGTTCTTTTGGGGGCTCGAGTTTCTTTAACCGTTGGAGTGGTGTGTGCAGTTCTGACCTTTCTGATCGGATTGATTTACGGATCCGTGGCAGGATGGTTTGAGGGCGTGATCGACCGCGTGTTGATGCGTTTCTGTGACATCATCATGGCGATTCCAAGTTTTATTTTGGTGGCGGTTCTTTGCTTAAGTGTGCAGGTGATTTTGCCCATTCAGGATCCACAGTGGGCGGCGTTGGTCGGATTGTGTGTGGGGATTTCCTTCACTCACTGGATTAATCTGGCCAGAGTCACACGCGGTATGGTGATTGAAACCAAACGCAAACCCTTCGTGGAAGCAGCGATTTCAATCGGGGGCAACAGCCCGCACATCATCGCTCGTCATATTCTACCGAACATCATCAGTTCATTATTGGTGCTGGTCGCGATGCAAATCCCAACCAACATCCTTTATGAAAGCTTCATGAGCTTCATCGGCATCGGCGTGCATCCGCCGTACACCAGCTGGGGCATCCTGGTGTCTGAGGGCTGGAAAACTCTGTCGAGCTTTCCGCATCTGATTTTATTTCCAAGTTTGATTTTATTCCTGACAGTGTGGAGCTTCCACATCCTGATCGACTTCGCCCGCGAGCGCAAAGCCCGCGTCGAATAGTCCCTAGTCGGCCATGACCGGCAATGTGTATTCAATATTTCTAATTTTAACTTTTGGATCGACTGGCATTCGCTTTCCGAATTTGTCCACCAGGCCAAAAGAGATGTAAACCGTTCCAGCCGGAATTTTGAAGTATTCGTGCTGCGAACTGATTGCATACTGATGAGTTCCTTTTTTTAGTCCAGCCACCATGATAGTATGATTTGTTGCCTCGGGACTGATAGCGGCGCAAGTTTGTGGAGCCTCACATACGTAGGTGTAAGACCGTAGCACGAGTTCAGGGGCTGTCTCCGGTACTTCCACTTCAAATTTTATATGTCGTTGGCCAAAAAGATATGTCTCTGAGTTTTCCATAACTTTGGCTCGGTATAGGTCAGTTCCATTGATTTCAGCATTCGGAATCTGAGTTACGTGGGGGATTGTGGGTGTAAATGGAGACATGTCATCCTGACAGCTGATTTGTTCGGTAAAGATGCAGAATTGCTTGTTTAAAATATTCTCTCTTAACCACGGTGTTATTTTTCCCGGAGTTGTGTCTCCATTCGCAAGCAAATAAAACAGTAAGCTCTTCAAAGGATCATGTGAATGTCCTTCATTGTGGGCTAAAAAGAAGTGGTTGTTGTGGCCTGCTAATTTGGGACGAAGATTAATGACGTCACGGCTATCCTGGTCATTTTGGATTCCGTAACCGTAGATCATCGTAGCAGTGGCTTTTTTTAAAGACTCAATAAAGTCTTCAGAGTTCTTCTGCAACTCGGTTGGTGATAATGATTTCAACTTTAGGCCATAGATGGCTCGGCTCTTTTCAAGTGTCTTTGAATATGATCGATATCGCATCTTCGAGTTAATCTTCTCAATGGCGTTTCGTTCGCCGCCATCCCAATTTAAAGCTGCGACATAATTGAGGCTCGGTCCGAAGTACCCTGCCCCGGACAGGCTATCTGTCGATGGATTCCAAGGACCACTGGCAGCGAACACCGCTAACAGGTTAGGGTGTCGAGTAGTACCTGCTGCCATCGCCAGAAAGGCATCATAGGATGTTCCCAACGCGTAAACTTTCTTATTACTCCAAGGCTGTTGTACGATCCAATCCAGTGTTGCTTTCCCATCTTTAGCTTCTTGTTTCCAATCCAGCCATTCAAACTCGCCACCGGCCAGGAAAGTTCCGCGGGCTGGTTGAAATACGACATTTACTCCTCGGAGAGCAATCTGGACCGATTCAATCCATACAGACAGGTTCGATGCAAGGTAGGGGCTTCGTATGAGAATTGTATGGTTTGGAGTAGCCGTTGCAGTTGATTTTGTAACTAGATAAGTTGGAATCTGCACACCGTCGGCCATGGTAACAATGGACTGTCGAATCGAAAACTTCTGATCAGTGGCCTGGTAGGAAGCTTCTCGAATTTGTTTGTCTCTGCCCAACAAAAAGAAAGCATAAGAGTTTCCATTTCTAAATGCTTGAATTTGTCCTAAAGACAAAAATACCTGCGGAGCTTTGCAGACTTCAGTGAGGACTTTCTGCTCGTCACCTTTAGGAATCGCGGACGGTGGCAACGCCGCACCTTGCGGTTGTGGTGGACTTTTAAATCCTTCGAGTACAAAAGGGCAAACCCTGGAAAGAGGATTCGCGGAAGAGACTGTCGCAACTAATAAAGTTCCAGCGATCACTAATACACTCTTAAATGGCCACATAAAGTTTCTCATAGCCTTAGAATATGCAATCCATGCCAGTTTTTCACATTGAGACAAATAGGTTTCAGAGCTATTTCGTAGCATTTAAGAGTGTGACCAAT from Bdellovibrio sp. GT3 includes:
- a CDS encoding CocE/NonD family hydrolase encodes the protein MRNFMWPFKSVLVIAGTLLVATVSSANPLSRVCPFVLEGFKSPPQPQGAALPPSAIPKGDEQKVLTEVCKAPQVFLSLGQIQAFRNGNSYAFFLLGRDKQIREASYQATDQKFSIRQSIVTMADGVQIPTYLVTKSTATATPNHTILIRSPYLASNLSVWIESVQIALRGVNVVFQPARGTFLAGGEFEWLDWKQEAKDGKATLDWIVQQPWSNKKVYALGTSYDAFLAMAAGTTRHPNLLAVFAASGPWNPSTDSLSGAGYFGPSLNYVAALNWDGGERNAIEKINSKMRYRSYSKTLEKSRAIYGLKLKSLSPTELQKNSEDFIESLKKATATMIYGYGIQNDQDSRDVINLRPKLAGHNNHFFLAHNEGHSHDPLKSLLFYLLANGDTTPGKITPWLRENILNKQFCIFTEQISCQDDMSPFTPTIPHVTQIPNAEINGTDLYRAKVMENSETYLFGQRHIKFEVEVPETAPELVLRSYTYVCEAPQTCAAISPEATNHTIMVAGLKKGTHQYAISSQHEYFKIPAGTVYISFGLVDKFGKRMPVDPKVKIRNIEYTLPVMAD
- a CDS encoding ABC transporter permease, whose amino-acid sequence is MKRPSVILAIVFLSVLMLAVILGPLFFTLGYEQNVEQILMAPSWSHWFGTDSLGRDLLARVLLGARVSLTVGVVCAVLTFLIGLIYGSVAGWFEGVIDRVLMRFCDIIMAIPSFILVAVLCLSVQVILPIQDPQWAALVGLCVGISFTHWINLARVTRGMVIETKRKPFVEAAISIGGNSPHIIARHILPNIISSLLVLVAMQIPTNILYESFMSFIGIGVHPPYTSWGILVSEGWKTLSSFPHLILFPSLILFLTVWSFHILIDFARERKARVE